In Osmerus mordax isolate fOsmMor3 chromosome 24, fOsmMor3.pri, whole genome shotgun sequence, the following are encoded in one genomic region:
- the LOC136932549 gene encoding LOW QUALITY PROTEIN: myosin regulatory light chain 2, atrial isoform-like (The sequence of the model RefSeq protein was modified relative to this genomic sequence to represent the inferred CDS: inserted 2 bases in 1 codon), protein MDGVMDVLIRACGRLPRSIIRKQPIRRAVLIPSLEHHTSQGTIHXPQTPDMASKKAANKRQRGAQKSCSNVFSMFEQSQIQEFKEAFGCIDQDRDGVIKKQDLRETYGQLGKLNVNDEELDEMLNEGKGPINFTVFLTLFGEKLNGTDPEDTILAAFKLFDPNATGFVNKDEFRRLLMNQADKFTAEEVDQAFSVAPIDVAGNIDYKSLCYIITHGDEKEES, encoded by the exons atggatggagtgaTGGATGTCCTCATAAGGGCCTGTGGTCGACTACCCAGGTCTATTATAAGAAAGCAGCCGATAAGAAGGGCTGTACTTATACCCTCCCTGGAACATCACACCAGCCAGGGCACGATACa accccagaccccagacatG GCCAGTAAGAAAGCTGcaaacaagagacagagaggagcccAGAAGAGCTGTTCCAATGTCTTCTCCATGTTCGAGCAGTCCCAGATCCAGGAGTTCAAGGAG GCGTTTGGCTGCATAGACCAGGACAGAGACGGGGTGATCAAGAAACAGGACCTGAGGGAGACCTACGGCCAGTTGG gaaaGCTCAACGTGAACGATGAGGAGTTGGATGAGATGCTGAATGAGGGGAAAGGTCCCATCAATTTCACAGTGTTCCTCACTCTGTTTGGGGAAAAACTGAACG GTACTGATCCAGAGGACACTATCCTGGCTGCTTTCAAACTGTTCGACCCAAACGCAACCGGCTTCGTCAATAAGGACGA GTTCAGACGATTACTGATGAATCAAGCTGATAAGTTCACCGCTGAAGag GTTGATCAGGCCTTCTCAGTAGCTCCTATTGACGTAGCTGGCAACATAGACTACAAGTCTCTCTGCTACATCATCACACACGGAGATGAGAAGGAAGAATCCTAA